TGTACCAATTGCCAGTGGTGTTGCTTGGCGAATTTTTCGACATGGTATTTAAAACGCTGTTGTAGATAGTCACGCTGACGGCTGGTTAGTCCGAGGATTTGGTCAATTTCTGGGGCTGAGAGGTCTTGGAGTTTGAGACTTAAGTAGTTCATGCAGTCAGATTGACCTTGAGATTCTAAGTATTTCATCAACTCAGAAATGACGCGATCGCGTTCTGACTCTTCGGATGGATCAAAGTTATTTTGGGCAATCATTTGCGATCTTAGCTGTTGCACCGCCGAGTTGCGCTGGTAAGCTTCTCCCTCTTCACTCTTGGCAGACTCCACTGCCATTTCAATATCTACAGTAGTTTCTTGGGGTTGACGACGGGCAAAACCTTGGGCACGCAGAATAATTAATTGTTGACTAGCACTACCAGGTAAATTGATGCGGCGCTTGGCATATTGTTCTGTAAACGCCATGTATTCTGCTAATTGTAACTGAGTGCGGGGCGTGTAATTTTCAGGTAGTTCATTTTCCCGGCGGAAAGCTTTGATCGCTTCGATGTAAAATGCTTGTAGGAAATCTTCAATCAGATTGTAACGAGCCTCAAATCCTAAATCGGAGCCGGAAACTGTGACGTGGCGGTAAACTATAGCACCCAGGCTACTGTGCAATTCTACGCGACCCCGACGGGAACCCAATTGGTAGTAACGTAGACATTTTTGCAGACGATGCCTTGCTAAAGTTAATTGCCAGGACTGGATCTCGCCAGATGTTTGGATGCGGGAGCTTTTATTGCAAATGCGTTCTACTTCTTTAGCTATACGATTTGCTACAGCTTCCACACACCCAGGTGCGGCTTTAACTTGAGATTGCAGCTCCTGACACAGCAATTCCATCAAGGTCAGGTTATTGCTAGCTGAAAATTCTTCGGTCGCAACTTGAGAGTCAAAAGCAGATGTAGAAGTTGGTAGATTAACGAGGTTAGATTTCATGAATTTTCCTGGAAGTGGTATAGCACCGTAACTACAACGCCGAGTCAACACTTGAGGCCAGTTTTGGCTGAAGAATCTCTTGGCTTTCATCCATCAAGACCAGCCGCAAGCACCGCTCACATATAAGACTGTAAGGAATCCGATAAAGTTACGGGCAAGGCAATGTGTCGGTTTTTAGATAGCAACTAGATTCACGCTGGCACAGGGGTAGCCACCATGTTCTAAAAATAGCCAAAACCATTGTTATATAAGCTTTGCAGTTATCCCCATTTATTTGCCGATAAACCTTGGGAGTATGACAATTGCAAAACTGGAGTTTTTTGATCATGTTTTCCGTAATTCACAGGTTAGGCGATGAAGTGTAAAAATTACACCCATGCTGCTGCAGCTTCCCAGCCTAAACCCCGGCGTGTAATTACTGCTGCGTCTCCTGTCAAGTCTAATATCGTAGACACATCGTATGTGGGTTCCTCGCCAGTGTCTACAATGACATCGACCAAATTGTCTAAACGGTCAAATAGCTCCACCTGGGACAGAATCGATTGGGGATTTACCTCACCCATCCCATCATTTTCCTCATCTGGAGGCAGATGTGCCGAAGTTGAAATAATTGGATTTCCCAAAGCTTTAAGCAATGCTAAACATACGGTATGAT
The Gloeotrichia echinulata CP02 DNA segment above includes these coding regions:
- a CDS encoding HetZ-related protein, with the protein product MKSNLVNLPTSTSAFDSQVATEEFSASNNLTLMELLCQELQSQVKAAPGCVEAVANRIAKEVERICNKSSRIQTSGEIQSWQLTLARHRLQKCLRYYQLGSRRGRVELHSSLGAIVYRHVTVSGSDLGFEARYNLIEDFLQAFYIEAIKAFRRENELPENYTPRTQLQLAEYMAFTEQYAKRRINLPGSASQQLIILRAQGFARRQPQETTVDIEMAVESAKSEEGEAYQRNSAVQQLRSQMIAQNNFDPSEESERDRVISELMKYLESQGQSDCMNYLSLKLQDLSAPEIDQILGLTSRQRDYLQQRFKYHVEKFAKQHHWQLVHQWLGAGLEHKLGLSVQQWDTFLGLLSEQQQQILKLKIARNSDQAIAKTIKCTPKQLQKRWTQLLDLAWAIRNGNAEVKIG